In Armatimonadia bacterium, the genomic window GTGAGGTCGAGATCTCGGGGACCGGCGGCGCCGTGCGGTTCCACTGGGGCAAGGACTTCATCTACCGGTCCGCCAACGGTCGCGAGAACTTCGACAAGACCGGCGCAGAGATCGCCGAGGGCGTCGACGTGGGTGTCCGGCGGGAGATCCGCGAGTGGATCGAGGCCATCCAGAACGACACCGCGCCGACCATCCCAGGCGAGGAGGGCATGGCCAACATCGAGCTGTGCCTGGCGATGCTGGCGTCCCATGAGCGGAAGGCGCGGATCGAGCTGCCCTTCAAGGGGTAGGGAATCAGGCCGCTGCCCAGTGCCGGGGGGACTTTGTGCTGGCGGCACATGAGAGGCGAACTCGACGGGGTCCCCGCAAGGAGGACCCCGTCGGCGGTTCTGGGCAGAGAGGCACCGAGGGGCAAGATCAGACGTTTTTGGTCGCCAGAAGGCCAGAGTTTGTGAATTCTCTCACATCGACCCCTTTTGGGGGCTCCAGGGCGTGTATGAGGGGTGGTCAGGGCCTCAATCTATCCCTCAGCTTGCACCTTTCCTCACGAAAGGGCTTGACACCCGCGAAAGACCCCTTAGAATGTAGACGCTATCTTTGGCTTCTGACGGGACCATGCATGACGCACGGGGAGCGATGACCTCTGACGCTTGCCGGCGCCGTTGAAGTCCTCAAGGCCGAGAGCATCTTCGCACCGCCCGGGTGCGACACCCAGGTCGCGGGCTGCTTTGCCGCGGACCTGATGAGCGATGTCTTGGCCTTTGCCCGTCAGGGCTCCCTGCTTCTCACGGGACTTACAACTCACCAGACCATGCGCACGGCCGCGATCAAGCGTTTGATCGCGGTCGTTGTGGTTGAGGGCAAAGAGATCGGCAGCGACATGATTGAGGCTGCCCGTGAGGAATGTACCCCACTCTTCCGCACTCCACTTTCGAAGTATGAAGCTTGCGGCCTGCTGCTGCAGGCCGGACTACGACCCTATCGCAAGGGGGTAGGTGAAGCGGGCTAACCCGGACCTGAGGGCTGAGACGGGGACGACCGGCGATTCGGTGGCCTGGTGACAGGCCTACCAGGGCACAACCGGGCCTCGTGAAGCTGCTTCACCACTCATGGAGGACAAACCGCTGGCACACCATGAGTTCCCGATTCTGGGAAGGGCCTACTTTCTCGGAGGGCGGGCGTCAACCTCAGTGAAGCGTGCCCTGGCGGAGGCCGGGGTCGATGAGGAGACCATCCAGCGGGTCAGCGTCGCCTGTTACGAGGCGGAGATGAACGTGGTGCTGCACGCCCGAACGGGGTACGTCCGGGTCGAGGTCTACCCCACCTGCGTGCGGGTCAGTGTGGTCGACCAGGGCCCCGGAATCGAGAATGTTGACCTGGCGATGAGGCCGGGCTGGTCCTCGGCCTCGGAAGAGGCGCGGGCACTGGGCTTCGGAGCCGGGATGGGGCTGCCCAACATCCGCGAGCATGCCGACGAGATGCAGGTCGAAAGCGCGCCCGGTGA contains:
- a CDS encoding ATP-binding protein, giving the protein MEDKPLAHHEFPILGRAYFLGGRASTSVKRALAEAGVDEETIQRVSVACYEAEMNVVLHARTGYVRVEVYPTCVRVSVVDQGPGIENVDLAMRPGWSSASEEARALGFGAGMGLPNIREHADEMQVESAPGEGVRLHLTFTRGREAKADG
- a CDS encoding Gfo/Idh/MocA family oxidoreductase → EVEISGTGGAVRFHWGKDFIYRSANGRENFDKTGAEIAEGVDVGVRREIREWIEAIQNDTAPTIPGEEGMANIELCLAMLASHERKARIELPFKG
- a CDS encoding transcriptional regulator; translation: MSDVLAFARQGSLLLTGLTTHQTMRTAAIKRLIAVVVVEGKEIGSDMIEAAREECTPLFRTPLSKYEACGLLLQAGLRPYRKGVGEAG